AGCCGACATCCGGCTGCGCCAGGCGACTGTTGGAGACGCCGGCACCGGAGAGGAACCCGCTCTCGAAGCCCTGTTGCTCGACGAGCCGCGCACTGATGCCGTCGTATACGCCCGGAACGACCGTGATCTCCGATCCGGCGATCGTCTCCGCCAACCGCTCGCGCCCGTACATACGAGACAGACGACACCCGAGGGGTAAAGTACCGATCGGCCGAGTCGTCGGAGCGCGCCGTCAGGGCGAGTCGAACACCCACAGGAGGACGGACAACCCCGTCGCGACGAGAAGCGCGGCGGTGAGTACCCAGAACGCCGGCCGAAGTCCGGCCGTCTCCGAGACGACGCCGACGAGGGCGGGTGAGGACGCTCCGGCGACCATCTGAATCGTCCGCACCGCGCCGAGGCTCCCGCCGGCGACGGAGGTCGGAATGACCGACATGAGGTACGCCCCCCGTACTGGACGGTAGCCGTGTGCGCCGAGTCCGAGACACACGACAGCCCCACCCAGCATCAGGGGTCCAGCGACGTCCGACAGGAGGAGTATCGCTCCGAGGCCCGCCGTCGCCAGCCCGACAGTGAGCGCGATGAGCGGGAGCGCCCCCGTTCGATCGCTTATCTCCCCGGTGAGCAACTGAACGAGGCTGACCGCGAACAGGACGCTGAACAGCAGGCTCGCTGTGGTGGTAGTGAGGCCGGCCTCCCGCGTGAAGTACAACGGGAGGAACGCGAGCGTGGCGTTGTAGGCGAACGAGAACAGGGTCGTGACGAGGACGAACACGGAGAAGCGCCACTCCCGAAACAGCGCCCCGTACTCGCGGATCGGAACGGTCGTCTCGGTGTCGGCCCGGTCCGGCTCGGGATCCGGAAGCCGCCGGGGGACCCGGGCAACAAACCCGACCGTGACGCAGATCCCGACGATCCCGGCGACGAGGAAGGTCGTTCGCCAGCCGGCACCGACCACCCCGGGTGCGTTCGCGAAGAGCACGACTGCGGCGGGCGCCGCCGCGCCGCCGAGGGTCCCGAACGTGTCGAACACGCCGAGGGCACGCCCGGTCTGTCTAGGATACGTCCGCGAGAGCACCCGAATGCCGACCGTCTTGACCGGGCCGGTACCGGCGCCGATCGTCAGCATGGCCCCGACGAGGACGACCAGCGGACTGTCGACCGCCAGCGCGAGCGCCCCGACCGCCGCGAGTACGGTCCCCGCACCGATGACGGCCACGGAACTAACCCTGTCAGCGATGAGTCCCGACGGGAACTGCATCGCCGCGTAGACCATGAGCAGGCCGCTGAACGCCCCACCGAGGACCGCCGGTGAAACGCCGTACACGCGGGAGAGCCGTTCGAACAACGGCGGGAACGCGAAGCGAACGAACTTGCTCAGGAACCACAGTCCGGAGGTAAGCACGATCGCGTCAAAGCGGCCGATCCGGCCGACTAGCGATCGGATCTCCGCGGTCACCACGTGCGCTCTCGGACGCCGTGTCCGGTGGATATCATTACTCTGGTTCTGTCTGGGGCGACCTGTGATCTCTCCCGACGCGTGGCCGATAGCGGACGGGACGAGCGCCCTCCTGTCGTGTCGAGTCTCAGTGCTATCCGAGGGTTCTTAACTTGTGTCATGCTACGCTGTGCCAGGATGACTCGGCGTGAACGCATCGGTTCGTCTTCGGACTGTCTCGATGCCTCTCGGATCGGTTTGATCGACCTCCGGGCGTCGTCGGCGACGGGACGACGATGACGCTCCTCGATGTCGACGACCTAGCGGTCCGGTACGACACGCGCGAAGGGCCGCTCCACAGCGTGAACGGGATCTCGTTCAGTATCGACGACGGCATCAACTACGCGCTCTCGGGTGAGTCGGCCTCGGGAAAGTCCACGACCGCGAAGGCCATCCTGGGGCTGTTGCCGGACCACGCGGAGATCGAGTCGGGAGCGATCGAGTTCGAGGGACGGGACCTGCGCTCGCTGACGCCGTCGGAGCGGCAGGATCTACTCTGGGAGGAGATCGCGTTCATTCCACAGACGGCCATCGACGCGCTCGACCCGGTGATGACGGCCGGCGCACAGATCAGGCAGGCGATCCAGACGCACCGGGAGCTCTCGGAACGCAACGCCCGTCGGCGCGCACGCGAACTGTTCGAGATGGTCGGGCTGGACCCCGACCGCGTCGACGACTATCCCCACCAGTTCTCGGGCGGGATGCGCCAACGTGTCGTCATCGCGATGGCGCTCGCGCTCGATCCGAAGCTCGTCATCGCCGACGAGCCGACGACCGGCTTGGACGTGGTCGTTCAAGACAAGATCATCGACAACATCCTCCAGATACAGGAGGAGACCGACAGCTCGCTCCTGTTGATCACGCACGACTTGAGCGTCATCGCCGAGACCTGCGACGAGATGTCGGTCATGTACGGCGGGAAGATCATGGAGCAGGGCTGCGTGGAGAACCTCCTGCTCAACCCCACGAATCCGTACACGATGGGGTTGAAGAACGCGTTTCCGGCGCTCGATGACGACGCCGACGACCTCGTCTCCGTCCCGGGAAAGCCGCCGAGCCTCGGCACCGAGCCGACGGGCTGCGTCTTCGAGCCGCGGTGTCCGTTCTCGAGCGAGGGGTGTGCGACAACGGAACCGGACGTGGAGACGATCCCGTACCGGAACCAGCGAGTCGCCTGCCACAACGCGGATCGAGCCGCACGGATACGCCAAGAGGCCGACGACGCCTCCACGTGGGGCGGCGCCACGGAAGGGTCACGATCCCGTGACGGTGAGGTGTTGCTCGAAGTCACCGACCTCTGCAAGTGGTACGAGCGTTCGGAGTCGCTGTTGGGGCGCTTCCCCATCGACGGCCTCTCGCCGACGGTAACCGGCATCTCGAACAGCGTCCGCCGGTGGTACGAACAGCGCGGCGAGATCCTCAACGAGGTGCTCAGGGACGGCGGATCACACGTTCGCGCCGTCGACGGCGTTTCGTTGTCCGTCGCACGTGGAGAGATCCTGGGCGTCGTCGGCGAGTCGGGCTGTGGGAAGACGACGCTCGGCCAAACGCTCGCGCTTCTTGAGGATCCGACTGACGGCGGGTTCGAATTCGACGGTCACTCACACGAGTACTATCAAGACGGGAACCTCCAGTCGTTCCGACAACGGTTACAGATCGTCTTCCAGAACCCGTACGACTCGCTGAACCCACGGCTGACCGTCGAACAGTTGGTCAAGGAGCCGCTGACGATTCACGACTACCGGACGGACGAGAAGGCCGAGGCCGTCCGGGAGACGCTCGAGCAGGTCGGGATGGCTCCCGCCGAGAACTATCTCGAGAAGTATCCCAACGAGCTGTCCGGCGGGCAGCGACAGCGTGTCGCGATCGCTCGTGCGCTGGTTATCGACCCGGACTTCTTCATCTGCGACGAGCCGGCGTCGATGCTCGACGTGTCGCTCCAGGCGGAGGTGCTCAACCTGCTTCGGACGCTCGCGAACACGCGGGGTATCGGCGTGTTGTACATCTCTCACGACCTCGCGAGCCTCACACAGATCGCCGACAGGCTCTCGATCATGTACCTCGGACAGTTCGTCGAACAGGGACGGACCGAGCGCGTCGTGAACGACCCGAAGCACCCCTACACGGAGGCATTACTCTCGGCCGTCCCCGAAACGGACCCGCGAGGGAGCCGCGAGCGTGTCTTCCTCGACGGGAAACCGTCCGACCCGGTGGGGGAACCGCAGGGGTGCCGGTTCGCCCCCCGCTGTCCGAAGGTAACCGACGAGTGTCTGGACGCGGAGCCCGAGCTCGACGAGTGGACGGGACCGGACCACTCGGCCGCGTGTTTCCGGCCGGCGGAGCGACCGGAGCCGGACGAGCCCGCACGGGTCAGCGGGTCCGTCGACGACTGACCGGGTGAACGGTCGCACTCGTCGAGCGCCCAAAGGCGCACACGCACGAACGACTCACGTCGGTCGCCCCGCGACGGTTGACTTCCCTACTACGGCGGACGAAACTGTGTAGACGGCGACGGATGTCCGCGTTTCACAGCCAAATCGAGGCGGATGCCCCGAGACTTGACCCCGAGGCAATTTACAGTCGACCACGTCACTCCTCGTAATCGCCCATTGATCTTATCCAATGACGGTGTGAGTCTCCGGCATGGTTCAGCGCTCGCTGCTATACTCGCCCGGGGACGACCGTGAGATGTTGAAGAAGGCAGTCGAGACCGAAGCGGACACGGTCGTCTTCGATCTGGAGGACGCCGTCGCGCCCGCCGCGAAGGAGGGGGCGCGGGCGACCGTCCGGTCGATGCTCGATGACCTGGACGACCCTACCCCGAACGTCGCCGTCCGCATCAATCCGTACGACCTATCGGGGCCGGCTGATGTCGCCGCAGTCGTCGGCGAGCCGGAACGGCCGCCCGACAGTATCCTCCTCCCGAAAGTGAACGACGCCGAGCCCGTCGAGTCTCTCCGCGACCAACTCACGGAACTCGGCGCTGCAGCCGTCGGCATCGTCCCGCTGATCGAGACAGCGGCGGGTGTCATCGCCGCCAACGAGATCGCGGCCGCACCGGGCGTCACGGCTGTCGCGTACGGCGACCAGGACTTCACCGCCGATATCGGTGCGACCGTCACCGACGACAAGACCGAGTCGCTGTACGCCCGCCAGCGGACGGTCGTCGCCGCTGCCGCCGCCGGCGTCGACGCGCTCGACACCGTCCACACCGACATCAGTGACACGGAGGGACTCCGCGAACAGACCGAGTTCGTCGTCGAACTCGGCTTCGACGGGAAGCTCGCGATCCACCCTGACCAGATCGCCGTCATCAACGAGGCGTTCACGCCGGGGGAAGACGAACTCGAGTGGGCCGAGACGGTGCTCGCCGGGCAAGAACGGGCGAGCGATGAGGGCGACGGCGTGTTCACCGTCGACGGGCAGATGATCGACCCGCCGCTGGTCGAGCGCGCCCGGACGATCGTCCGGCGGGCAGAAGCTGCCGGGATCCGGTAGCCACGGCGCCTACCGACCCCGAGATCGACGGACTACGCGACCGAGTGCTCCGAGGCGATCCGCTCGATCGACTCGCGGAGTCGCTCGCGATAGGTGTCGAGGTCGTCGCCCACGATGGGGTTGCCATGGATCGGCGCGACGGCGTTCACGTCGTACGACGCGAAGATGTCGTCGAGCGTCCGGTCGACTTTCTCCGGGGCGACGTAGCGGAGCCAGACGAGGTTGTCGCGATGGTACTCGTAGATCCGATCCGTCGGGGTCGACTCCGGGAAGTCGTCCGAGAGGTAGTCGCATCGCCCGGGGTCGTGGTAGTTACCGAACCCGTCGGCGGTGAAGAGGACGCCGTCGCCGTGGTCGTAGATCCACGTCGTGTGTGACCGGTCGGCCAGCGGCGGGTCGATGAAGCTGAACTCCCGGCCCTCGATCGTAAGCGAGCCGCCGATGTCGCACTTGCGGGCGTCCGGGAGCCCCTGCTGGGCCGGCGACGCCGACGAGGCGACGAGTTCGACGTCCTCCGTGTCGCCGCCCAGCGGCGAGACGTTCGCCGCGTGGGGATAGTCCGAGTGTGAGAGGACGATGGCGTCCGGACCGTCGCCGTCGGTCGCCTCGTCGACGGCGGCGGTGATCTCCTCGCGGTGGTAGAACGACCCCGAGTCGACGAGGACCGTCCCCTCCGGCGCGCGAAGGAGGTACAGCGAGACGTGTTCGTGGTCCCCCTCGTGTTCGTAACACTGGTTGATCCACTCGACGCTGGGGGTGACCTGGACCGTCATGCGTGTCCCTCCGCGCTGGCGTGTGCGCTCGTCTCCTCGCTCGTGGTGGTGTGTGCGCTCACCTGCTTGCTCGTGTAGGTGTGTCCCGTCATCCGTTCACCCGAGGGTTCCCACCCGGCCCTGTTCGTCGATCGTGCGCGTCACGTCCTTCATGAGTTCCATGTACTCGGTGGCGTCCTCGCGGATGACGAGCCCGTGTGCCGGCGCGACGATCTCCGGGTCGAACTTCTCGATCAGGGCGTCTATCTCCGCGTTCGTCTTCTCGACGTCGACGTACTGGTACCAGAACAGCACCCGTCCGTGGAATTCGACGAGCCGACTGACGTCGAACTCCCCGTCGAGTTCGTCCACGAAGACCAGCCGCTCGTTGTCGAGGTGCGTGAACCCCATCCAGTCGACCGGGAACAGCGTCCCCGTCTCCCGTTCGGTCATCCACACCGAGACGGGCGCGTCGAGGAAGGTCGCCTCGTGGAACTCGACGATGCGGTTCCCGAGGGCGATCTCGTCGCCCTCGGTGACGTGGACCCCGTCGTCGAGCCGGTAGAGTTCGTGGTCGTTCCCGTAGCCGGGAGCGACGAGCGTCGTCTCCGGGTGCTCATCGAGGATCGCGAGCGCGTTCCCCGCGTGGGGGACGTCGGGGTGGGAGACGACGAGGTAATCGAGCCCGCGGTCGCCGACGAGCTCGTCGATAGCCGCGAGGATCTCGTCGGTGCTCGCGGGCGACAGCGTGTCGAACAGCAGCGTCTCGTCCCCGCCGTCGACGAGGTACGCACACTGGGGCACGTACGCCTCCTGCCCCTCCTCGTACCATTCCGGGTCACGGTCCGCCAAGTCCCACGACTCAGTCCTGTCCGGCCCGGCTTCGTAGATCCAGTGAATACCGGGCTCGATCTCGCGTGGCATGCGTTCACACCTGAACTGGCCGGCACAAAAGCCGTGGTGACCGTTCACTCCCCCCTATTTGAACGCCGGCGAGCATCGACGGCTATCGGGTACGGGTCGCCGCCGCCATCGAACACTCCGGGATGGCGTCCGGGACGTGAGAGACCAACGTTCGCGGATCAGTCGACCCGGAATTCCGCGAGGGTCTCGGGGTCGACCTCGATGCCGAGGCCCGGCCCGTCCGGCACGGGAACCGCTGTCCCCTCGTTCCGGATCGGGTCGACCGCGAGTTCCTCGCGGATCGGGTTCGGCGTCCGGTCGAACTCGAGGCGCGGCGATCCCGGGAGCGTCGCGAGCAACTGCAGGCTCGCCGCGAGCGCGACGGCGCTCCCGAAGACGTGCGGGTACGTCGCCAGCCCGGCGGCGTGGGCGATCTCGGCGGCCCGGCGCGACGACGTGAGCCCGCCGGCGCTGGTTACGTCCGGCTGGAGTACGTCGACCGCACCCGCGTTCGCCACGCGCCGGAACTCGGGCGCGAACGCCCAGCATTCCCCGCCGGCGATCGGCACGTCGCTGTCCTCGGCGAGTCGTGCGTACGCGTCGATCCGGTCGGGAGGGAGCGGCTCCTCGAAGAACTCGATGTCCAGATCCGCGAGACCGTCGGCCACGCGGCGGGCCGCCGGGAGATCGTAGGCGTGGTTCGCGTCCGCCATCAACGCGATGTCGTCGCCCACCGCCTCCCGGACGGCCCGGACGAGTTCGATGTCGTACTCCGGCCCCCAGCCGAAGTGTCGCTGCATGCCGATCTTCATCTTGAGTGCGCCGAATCCGGCGTCGACGTGGGACTTCGCCTCCGAGACGACCGACTCCCTGACCGTCTCGAACTCGTCGGCTGGCGGCCAGAAGTGTCCCGTCGCGTACGCGGGAACCGCGCCGCGCCGGCGCCCCCCGCGCAGCGTCGCGGCCGACGCCCCGGCCGCTTTGCCGCGGAGGTCCCAGAGCGCGAGGTCGACACCGCTGACGGCGCCCGCCGGGATCGTCGAGTGGTACGCCGACCGGAGGTCGTGAACGAGGTCCCCGTGGACCGACTCGACGCGTTCGGCGTCCCGTCCCCGAAGAACCGCCGCGATCCGGTCGTCGATCAGTTCGCGCGTTCCCGCTATCGGCCCCCAGCACTCGCCCCAGCCGACGGCGCCGTCCGCGGTCTCGATCCGAACCAAACAGTACTCGCGGGAGTCGATCCACTTCTGTGCGTTCGCGAACCGCTCGTCGAGCTCTCGACGTAACGGAACCGCGTCGACGTGTCGGATCTCCATCTCGTTGTGGGCCGATCGGTGCGATCCCTGATAAAGAATGATTACTATGGCGTCGCTTCGGGGGCAGGTACAGGCCAGTCTACGGAGTAGCGAACCGCATGGAAGAAACCGACCCGTCGCTATCGAGCGCCGATCTCACGGTCCCGGAACTGGGCCCGCTGTTCGACCCGGACTCGGTCGCCGTCATCGGCGCCAGTCCCGACTCGTTCTACTCCGGGAACCTCGTGGACAACCTCCTCGGATACGGGTTCGACGGAACGTTGTACCCCGTCAATCCCGGACGGGACGAGGTCTGGGGGCGGGAGTGTTACGACGACATCGCCGACGTGCCCGAGACGGTCGACCTCGCCGTCGTGAGCGTTCCGCGAGAGTACGTCGTCGATGTGGTCGCGACGGCCGGCGAGCGGGGCGTCCCGGTTGCGCTCGTCCTCACCGCCGGGTTCTCGGAGGCCGACGAGGAGGGCCGCGACTTGGAGTCGCAACTCGCCGAGGCGGCCGCCGACGCCGGCATCCGCGTCGTCGGACCGAACTGCATCGGCGTGATGTCGGCCAGGGGCGCGACGCTCACGTCGACCTGTTCACGCGAACCGGAGCCCGGTCGGATCGGCCTCGTCAGTCAGTCCGGCGCGCTGGCGTTCACCACCTTTTTCGAGCGTGCGGCGGACAGGGACCTCCATTTCAGCCACATCGTCTCGACCGGCAACGAGACCGACCTGACGCTCACGGACTATGTCGCCTATCTCGCCGAGCGGGACACCGTCGACGTGATCTGTACCTACGTCGAGGGGATCGAGGACCCCGAGCGGTTCATGCGCGTCGCCGAGCGGGCGACCCGCGACGGTACCCCGGTCATGACGGTGAAGATCGGACAGTCCGACCTCGCCGAGGCGGCGACGCTCTCACACACCGGCTCTCTCACCGGAGGGGACGACGCGTGGCAGGCGGCGTTCGATCAAAGCGGCGTCCAGCGGGTGCCCGACATTCCCGACCTGCTCTCGCGGGCGACCGCCCACACCGCCTACGACCACGTCGACGGCGACCGGATCTGTATCGCCTCGACCAGCGGCGGCCTCGCGAGCCTCCTCGCGGACATGGCGGACGAACGGGACCTCGCGTTGCCCGACATCGACGGTGGAACCGAACGAACGCTGCTGGACATCGACGAGCTACTGACCTACGGCGGCTTCCATAATCCCGCGGACATCCGCGGGTACGGCGCCGAGGTGCTCCCGGACATCGCCGACGCGCTGCTGGCCGACGACGCATTCGACGCCTACCTCTTCGCGATCGGTCTTCCGGGGGTCGACGAGCGCGCCGAGACGATCGCCGAGGATCTAGAGTCGATCGTCGCGGGTGCCGACGACCCGGTGTACGTGCTCTGGACGGGGCGGAAGGAACCGGACGACCCGACCGTGACCCCGCCATATGCGCGCCTCCGGGAGTCCGTGCCGGTGTACGAGGACCCGGGGCGCTGTCTGGACGCGATCGCGTCGACGACCGCGTACGTCGCGGACCGCGACCGCGTCGCCGGGCGACCGTCCAGGCGCGATCTCGCGGAGGATCTCGACGCTCCCGACCTCGACCTCCCTCGAGGGCGAGTCCTCGCGTGGGACGAGGCGGAACCCCTCCTGGACGCCTTCGACGTCCCCGTCGTCGAGACGCGCGTCGCGACCGACCCCGAGGAGGCGGTCGCGGCCGCCGAGGCCGTCGGCTACCCGGTCGTCCTGAAGGTCGACTCGCCGGCGCTCCCCCACCGGACGGACGCCGGCGCCGTCGCGCTCGGCCTCGACTCGCCGGAGGCGGTCCGCGGGGCGTACCGAGACGTGCGGGAGGCGGCGCTGGCACACGTCGATGAGTCGGACGTAACAGGCGTATTAGTCCAGCCGATGGTGGACAACGGCGTCGAGGCCATTCTGGGAGTCGCCCCCGGCGACGTGTTCGACTCGGTCGTCACCGTCGGTCCCGGCGGTGTCTTGGTGGAGGCGCTCGACGAGAGCGCGGCACTCGTTCCGCCGTTCTCGCCTACCGACGCCCGGCGCGCCGTGGAGGGAACCGCGCTCGCGGACCTGTTGACCGACCGCCGCGGCGGGGAGGCGCTGTCCGTCGACGCCGTCGTCGATCTCCTGGTGAACGTCGGGGAGTTGGCGGCGTCGGTGGACGCCGTCGCCGAACTCGACCTCAACCCGGTCGTGGTCACGGAGGACGGACCGATGGCCGTCGACGTGTTAGTCCGGACGCACGAATAGCCGGCGTCCCCTTCGAGACTGACCGTCTTCGACTGACAGGGGTCGCCCTCGACCGTCGGTACCGTCCAGTCCGGCCCCGATTCGGTCTCTTTGCTCCGGCTCCGTCGTTCGTGGAGCGTACGACGATCGCTAACTTCGAGAACGGACGAACGCGAAAACGAGCTGATCGTGAGCGGAGGACGAACGAGGGGAACCGCTGTCGGCTACAGCGTCATCTCCTCGCCGATCGCGTTCGAGACCTCGTCCTCGTGTTCCTCGGCGTAGCGTTCCAGCAGTTCCGTCTCGACGTCGTCGACCGGGAAGTAGCAGGCGGCTTCGTGTCCATCGTCGGCGAACGCGGACCGCGACGGGTCCTCGCCGCGACACTCCTCGGTCGCCTTCGGACACCGGGGTGCGAAGTTGCACCCGTTCGGCAGATCGACCGGGTTCGGCGGCTCGCCGGGCAACAGCACCCGCTGACGGTCGATGTCGGGGTCAGTCCGGGGTGAGGCGGACAGGAGCGACGCCGTGTAGGGGTGTTTGGGCGTCCGAACCACGTCCTCCGTGTCCCCGAGCTCCGCGATCCGCCCGAGGTACATCACTGCGAGCCGATCGGCGATCTGGGTGAGGCTCGCGAGGTCGTGCGAGATGTAGATGATACCGATGTCCCGCTCGTCGGCCATCTCCCGCAGAATGTTGAGGATATTGGCCTTCAGGGAGACGTCGAGCATCGACGCCGGCTCGTCGCAGATGAGCAATCGCGGCTCGAGCACCAGCGCCTGCGCGATGGCGACCCGCTGGCGCTCTCCGCCCGACAGCTGCGCAGGCAGCTTGTCGAGGTACTTCTCGGCCGGCTTCAGGCCGACGTCCTCGACCGTCTGTCTGACCCGACGATCGATGGTTTCGCGGTCGACCCCCTGGATCTTCAGGGGTTCGGAGACGGCCGCCTCGACCCGCTGGCGCGGGTTGAGCGAGTCGAACGGGTCCTGGAAGATGAACTGTACCTGCGAACGGAACTTCTTCGTGCTCTCCTCGAGCAGGTCGTCGACCGACGTGCCGTCGACGTGGATCTCCCCGCCGGTTCGTTCCTGCAGCGCGGCGATCACCTCCGCGAGGGTCGATTTCCCACATCCCGACTCGCCGGCGACGCCGACGATCTCGCCCTCGTGGACGGTGAGATCGACATCGTTGACGGCCTTCACGTAATCGGGGTCTTTCCCGCGAAAGTCCTCGAGGATCCCCTGTGGCTGCTCGAACCACTTCTCGAGTCCGCTGGTTTCGAGGATGACGTCACCGGTGTCGCCCGTCCTCCCGCTTTCGTCCCGGGGCTCTATCCCCCACGTCTCGGGGTCGGCGGCCTGCTCCCGCATCTCGTCGGCCCGGTCCGTGTAGTGACAGGCCGACAGTTGCCCGTCCGTCTCGACAAGTGGGGGATGGCTCTCCCCACATTCCTCCGTGGCGAAGGGACACCGGTTACGGAACACGCAGCCGGTCGGCTCGCGGGTGAGATCCGGCAGCGACCCGGGGATCGAAATCGCCTGCTCGTCGAACTCGTCGACCTCAGGGAAGGCGTTCTTGAGCCCCATCGAGTACGGGTTCGTCGGCGCCCGGAACACCTCGTCGGTGTTGCCCTGCTCCATCACCTTCCCGCCGTACAGGACCGACACCTCGTCGCACGTCTCGGCGACCACGCCCACGTCGTGAGTGATGAGCAGGAGCGAACTCCCCGTCTTCTCTTGGATCTCGAGCAGCTTGTCGATGATCTTGTCCTGGACGATCACGTCCAGCCCGGTCGTCGGCTCGTCGGCGATAATGAGATCCGGGTCCAGGGCGAGCGCCATCGCGATCGTGACTCGCTGACGCATCCCGCCCGAGAACTGGTGCGGGTAGTCGCCAGTCCGTGCCGGATCGAGCCCGACCATCTCGAACACCTCATCGACACGCTCGTTCGCGGTCGCCTTCGAGACGTTCCTGTGTTTGCGGATGGCCTGCCGGATCTGTGCGCCGACCGTCATCACCGGATCCAGCGAGTCCATCGCGCTCTGTGGGATGTAGGAGATCTCCTCCCAGCGGACAGACTTCCAGTCGCGCTCGGAGAGATCGATCAGCTCCCGACCGTCGAACCGGATGCTTCCCGAGCGGATCTCCCCGTTGTCGTCGAGGAGTCCGAGGACCGCCTTGGCGACGGTCGATTTGCCGGAGCCGGACTCGCCGACGAGTCCGTAGTTGTCCCCCTCGTCGATCGAGAAGGAGACGTTGTTGACGGCGTGGACGTCCCTGTTCGGCATCCGATACGTGATCTTCACGTCGTCGACTTCGAGCAGACTCATTCTTGCTCCGTTTGTAGGTCGGGATTGACTATCTCCTCGAACGCCCGGCCGACCAGGAAGACGGACGTCGTGACGGCACCGATACCGATCGCGGGCGGGAGTACCCACCACCACGCCACACGGATGGCGCCCGAGCGGAACACCTGCTGGAGCATCCGGCCCCAGGACGTGGTCGTCGGGTCGCCGAAGCCGAGGAACGCGAGCGACGCGCCGGCGACGATCGACCAGCCGACGGCGTACGCGGTGTAGAGGAAGCCGATCCCCAGCACATTCGGGGCGACGTGCAGGAACATCGTCCGCATGTGGCCGGCGCCCCGCGCTCTGGCGGACTTGACGAACGTCCGCTCTTTGACCGTCATCACTTCCGAACGGATGACCCGCGCGGGCATCTTCCAGAGGAAGACGACCAGCACAGCAGTGATCAGCCAGACGCTCGGGGTGACGAACGAGAGGATGACGAGCGCCATCGGCAGAAACGGCAACGCGAACGTCAAGTCGGTCATCCGCATCAGGAACTCGTCGACACGGCCGCCGAAGTAGCCGCTCGTGAGACCGACGAGGAATCCTAACACGCCGGTCCCGACGCCGCCGAACAGGCCGACGATGAGTGTCGGCCGTGCGCCGGCGAGGAACTGGCTCAATACGTCCTTGCCGAAGGAGGTCGTCCCCAGCATCGCCTTCCCTCCCGGTTCCTGAAGCCGCATCATCGACCCGCCCTGTTGGAGCGTGTCCTGGATGGGCTGATATGGGGCGATGTACGGCCCGAAGAGGCCGAGGAACACGAACACGGCGAGCGTCACGAAGCCAACTTTCGCAGCGGTGTCCTCGAGGACGTAACTGAGCGTCCGCTTGGCTCGTCCGAACTCCGAGCGCAATCTGTCGACCGCGGTGTCGGTATCGAGTGTGTATCCCGACATCAGACGTCACCTGCCTCGACAGTCGGATCCAGTTTCGCGTACGCTACGT
This sequence is a window from Halobaculum roseum. Protein-coding genes within it:
- a CDS encoding mandelate racemase/muconate lactonizing enzyme family protein; this translates as MEIRHVDAVPLRRELDERFANAQKWIDSREYCLVRIETADGAVGWGECWGPIAGTRELIDDRIAAVLRGRDAERVESVHGDLVHDLRSAYHSTIPAGAVSGVDLALWDLRGKAAGASAATLRGGRRRGAVPAYATGHFWPPADEFETVRESVVSEAKSHVDAGFGALKMKIGMQRHFGWGPEYDIELVRAVREAVGDDIALMADANHAYDLPAARRVADGLADLDIEFFEEPLPPDRIDAYARLAEDSDVPIAGGECWAFAPEFRRVANAGAVDVLQPDVTSAGGLTSSRRAAEIAHAAGLATYPHVFGSAVALAASLQLLATLPGSPRLEFDRTPNPIREELAVDPIRNEGTAVPVPDGPGLGIEVDPETLAEFRVD
- a CDS encoding acetate--CoA ligase family protein, whose product is MEETDPSLSSADLTVPELGPLFDPDSVAVIGASPDSFYSGNLVDNLLGYGFDGTLYPVNPGRDEVWGRECYDDIADVPETVDLAVVSVPREYVVDVVATAGERGVPVALVLTAGFSEADEEGRDLESQLAEAAADAGIRVVGPNCIGVMSARGATLTSTCSREPEPGRIGLVSQSGALAFTTFFERAADRDLHFSHIVSTGNETDLTLTDYVAYLAERDTVDVICTYVEGIEDPERFMRVAERATRDGTPVMTVKIGQSDLAEAATLSHTGSLTGGDDAWQAAFDQSGVQRVPDIPDLLSRATAHTAYDHVDGDRICIASTSGGLASLLADMADERDLALPDIDGGTERTLLDIDELLTYGGFHNPADIRGYGAEVLPDIADALLADDAFDAYLFAIGLPGVDERAETIAEDLESIVAGADDPVYVLWTGRKEPDDPTVTPPYARLRESVPVYEDPGRCLDAIASTTAYVADRDRVAGRPSRRDLAEDLDAPDLDLPRGRVLAWDEAEPLLDAFDVPVVETRVATDPEEAVAAAEAVGYPVVLKVDSPALPHRTDAGAVALGLDSPEAVRGAYRDVREAALAHVDESDVTGVLVQPMVDNGVEAILGVAPGDVFDSVVTVGPGGVLVEALDESAALVPPFSPTDARRAVEGTALADLLTDRRGGEALSVDAVVDLLVNVGELAASVDAVAELDLNPVVVTEDGPMAVDVLVRTHE
- a CDS encoding ABC transporter ATP-binding protein, with translation MSLLEVDDVKITYRMPNRDVHAVNNVSFSIDEGDNYGLVGESGSGKSTVAKAVLGLLDDNGEIRSGSIRFDGRELIDLSERDWKSVRWEEISYIPQSAMDSLDPVMTVGAQIRQAIRKHRNVSKATANERVDEVFEMVGLDPARTGDYPHQFSGGMRQRVTIAMALALDPDLIIADEPTTGLDVIVQDKIIDKLLEIQEKTGSSLLLITHDVGVVAETCDEVSVLYGGKVMEQGNTDEVFRAPTNPYSMGLKNAFPEVDEFDEQAISIPGSLPDLTREPTGCVFRNRCPFATEECGESHPPLVETDGQLSACHYTDRADEMREQAADPETWGIEPRDESGRTGDTGDVILETSGLEKWFEQPQGILEDFRGKDPDYVKAVNDVDLTVHEGEIVGVAGESGCGKSTLAEVIAALQERTGGEIHVDGTSVDDLLEESTKKFRSQVQFIFQDPFDSLNPRQRVEAAVSEPLKIQGVDRETIDRRVRQTVEDVGLKPAEKYLDKLPAQLSGGERQRVAIAQALVLEPRLLICDEPASMLDVSLKANILNILREMADERDIGIIYISHDLASLTQIADRLAVMYLGRIAELGDTEDVVRTPKHPYTASLLSASPRTDPDIDRQRVLLPGEPPNPVDLPNGCNFAPRCPKATEECRGEDPSRSAFADDGHEAACYFPVDDVETELLERYAEEHEDEVSNAIGEEMTL
- a CDS encoding ABC transporter permease, with the translated sequence MSGYTLDTDTAVDRLRSEFGRAKRTLSYVLEDTAAKVGFVTLAVFVFLGLFGPYIAPYQPIQDTLQQGGSMMRLQEPGGKAMLGTTSFGKDVLSQFLAGARPTLIVGLFGGVGTGVLGFLVGLTSGYFGGRVDEFLMRMTDLTFALPFLPMALVILSFVTPSVWLITAVLVVFLWKMPARVIRSEVMTVKERTFVKSARARGAGHMRTMFLHVAPNVLGIGFLYTAYAVGWSIVAGASLAFLGFGDPTTTSWGRMLQQVFRSGAIRVAWWWVLPPAIGIGAVTTSVFLVGRAFEEIVNPDLQTEQE